Proteins from a genomic interval of Yoonia sp. GPGPB17:
- a CDS encoding DUF924 family protein translates to MASPEEVLAFWLDECAPADWYKSDPALDAKIRDKFEKTWQEAADGALSLWLTYPSGTLAYIILTDQFPRNMFRDSGKAFETDGIARAAAKMAIDRKWDMKIDEPARQFFYLPLMHAENLCDQDRAVRLIHTRMPEHGANNVDHACAHRAVIRDFGRFPYRNDALGRKTTPAEQAFLEAGGYGAAIRAQQELSK, encoded by the coding sequence GTGGCAAGCCCCGAAGAGGTATTGGCGTTCTGGCTGGATGAGTGTGCTCCGGCTGATTGGTATAAATCAGACCCCGCGCTTGACGCGAAAATCCGCGACAAGTTCGAAAAGACATGGCAAGAGGCGGCAGATGGCGCACTCAGCCTCTGGCTGACGTATCCTTCTGGCACATTGGCCTACATCATTCTGACCGATCAGTTCCCGCGCAACATGTTCCGCGATAGCGGAAAGGCTTTTGAAACGGATGGGATTGCGCGTGCGGCAGCCAAAATGGCGATTGACCGAAAGTGGGACATGAAAATCGATGAACCAGCGCGGCAATTTTTTTATCTGCCTCTGATGCACGCTGAAAACCTCTGCGACCAAGATCGTGCCGTGCGGTTGATCCACACACGCATGCCAGAGCATGGGGCGAACAATGTTGACCATGCCTGTGCGCATCGTGCTGTCATCCGCGATTTCGGACGGTTTCCCTATCGCAACGATGCGCTGGGGCGCAAAACCACCCCGGCAGAGCAGGCATTTTTGGAAGCGGGCGGTTATGGTGCGGCAATTCGCGCCCAGCAGGAATTGTCAAAATAG
- the lpdA gene encoding dihydrolipoyl dehydrogenase, with amino-acid sequence MAAQNFDLIVIGAGPGGYVAAIRGAQLGMKVAIVEREHLGGICLNWGCIPTKAMLRSSEVFHLMQRAKDFGLKATGVDYDLDAVVKRSRSVAGQLSGGIGHLMKKNKVTVFMGAATIPAKGKVSVKGEKGTDELTAKNIVLATGARARELPGLEADGDLVWTYKHALEPKKMPKKLLVIGSGAIGIEFASFYNTLGADTTVVEVMDRVLPVEDAEISAFAKKQFVKQGMKIMEKSMVKQLDRGKGKVTAHIETGGKTEKMEFDTVISAVGIVGNVEGLGLEELGVKIDRTHVVTDEFCRTGVDGLYAIGDIAGAPWLAHKASHEGVMVADLIAGKHAHPVRPESIAGCTYCHPQVASVGYSEAKAKELGYDIKVGRFPFIGNGKAIALGEPEGMIKTVFDAKTGELLGAHMVGAEVTELIQGYVVGRQLETTEEDLMNTVFPHPTLSEMMHESVLDAYDRVIHM; translated from the coding sequence ATGGCTGCGCAGAATTTTGATCTTATCGTAATTGGTGCCGGACCGGGCGGCTATGTGGCGGCGATCCGTGGCGCGCAGCTTGGTATGAAGGTCGCCATTGTTGAACGCGAGCATCTGGGCGGGATTTGCCTGAACTGGGGCTGTATCCCGACGAAAGCGATGTTGCGTTCATCTGAGGTGTTTCACCTGATGCAACGCGCCAAGGACTTTGGCCTCAAGGCAACGGGTGTCGATTATGATCTCGATGCGGTGGTGAAGCGCAGCCGCTCGGTTGCGGGGCAACTGTCCGGCGGCATTGGTCACCTGATGAAGAAGAACAAAGTGACCGTCTTCATGGGCGCGGCCACGATCCCGGCAAAGGGCAAGGTTTCGGTCAAAGGCGAGAAGGGCACCGATGAACTAACCGCAAAGAACATCGTGCTTGCCACCGGCGCCCGCGCGCGCGAATTGCCGGGTCTTGAAGCGGACGGTGATCTGGTCTGGACTTATAAGCACGCGCTTGAGCCCAAGAAGATGCCCAAGAAGCTATTGGTTATCGGCTCAGGTGCCATCGGGATCGAGTTCGCAAGCTTCTATAACACTTTGGGTGCGGACACGACCGTGGTCGAGGTCATGGACCGTGTGCTGCCCGTTGAGGATGCTGAGATTTCCGCCTTTGCGAAAAAGCAATTCGTCAAGCAGGGCATGAAGATCATGGAGAAATCCATGGTCAAGCAACTGGATCGCGGGAAGGGCAAAGTCACTGCGCATATCGAAACGGGCGGCAAGACCGAGAAGATGGAGTTTGACACTGTCATTTCTGCCGTCGGTATTGTTGGCAACGTTGAAGGGCTGGGTCTGGAAGAGCTGGGCGTCAAAATTGACCGCACGCATGTCGTCACCGATGAGTTCTGCCGCACCGGGGTCGATGGCCTTTATGCCATTGGCGATATCGCAGGTGCCCCTTGGTTGGCGCACAAAGCCAGCCACGAAGGTGTGATGGTCGCGGATCTGATCGCGGGTAAGCACGCGCACCCGGTCAGGCCAGAGAGCATTGCAGGTTGCACCTATTGCCATCCGCAAGTGGCGTCGGTCGGCTACTCCGAGGCGAAGGCCAAAGAACTGGGATATGACATCAAGGTCGGTCGCTTCCCCTTCATCGGCAATGGCAAAGCGATTGCACTGGGCGAGCCTGAGGGCATGATCAAGACCGTGTTTGATGCCAAGACAGGCGAGTTGCTGGGCGCACATATGGTGGGCGCAGAGGTTACAGAGTTGATTCAGGGCTATGTCGTGGGCCGCCAGCTCGAGACGACAGAAGAAGACCTGATGAACACGGTCTTCCCACACCCGACCCTGTCCGAAATGATGCATGAGAGCGTCTTGGATGCCTATGATCGTGTGATCCATATGTAG
- a CDS encoding MFS transporter: MFQVFTGSWALFVGMFMLMVGNGLQGTLLGLRGEAEGFSTLSLSIVMSAYFLGFLFSSRYTPQLIRRVGHVRVFAALGSMVSAVLIAYPVLIDPWAWAVGRVIIGFCFCGVYITAESWLNDASSNENRGKSLSVYMIVQMAGIVFAQWIVSRGDVSGYVLFIIPSIMVSLAFAPVLLSVKPMPAFEATKPMKLRDLISASPLACVGMFMLGGVFSAQFGMSAIYGSRVGLTVGEISFFVSSIYVAALVLQYPIGWLSDRMDRRTLIIWVSLVGAAGSMIAFLVPGYFLLIVISGAIVGGMSNPLYALLIAYLNDYLEKEDMAAASGGLLFINGIGAILGPLTVGLMMDVIGNNGFWLFTGIMLAAVGTYGLYRTTQRSRDEIDTEAVPYAPVSAASTPIAAELAQEVYIEEEAAMGEDPAPT, translated from the coding sequence ATGTTTCAGGTCTTCACCGGCTCTTGGGCCTTGTTCGTTGGCATGTTCATGCTGATGGTTGGCAATGGCCTGCAGGGCACGCTTTTGGGCCTGCGGGGCGAAGCCGAGGGCTTTAGCACCCTGTCGCTCTCAATCGTGATGTCGGCCTATTTCTTGGGCTTTTTGTTCAGTTCGCGTTATACGCCGCAACTGATCCGCAGGGTGGGACACGTACGGGTCTTTGCCGCCCTTGGCTCAATGGTTTCGGCTGTCCTCATTGCCTATCCGGTTTTGATCGATCCATGGGCCTGGGCCGTGGGCCGCGTCATCATCGGGTTTTGTTTCTGTGGTGTCTACATCACCGCCGAAAGCTGGCTGAACGATGCGTCCAGCAACGAAAACCGGGGCAAGTCGCTATCTGTCTACATGATCGTGCAGATGGCGGGCATCGTCTTTGCGCAGTGGATCGTCAGCCGGGGCGATGTGTCGGGCTATGTCCTGTTCATTATCCCGTCGATCATGGTGTCGCTGGCCTTTGCGCCTGTCTTGCTGTCGGTCAAACCTATGCCCGCATTCGAGGCAACCAAACCGATGAAGCTGCGTGACCTGATTAGCGCGTCACCACTGGCCTGCGTGGGGATGTTCATGCTGGGCGGGGTGTTCTCGGCACAGTTTGGGATGTCGGCGATTTATGGCAGCCGCGTTGGGCTGACCGTGGGCGAGATTTCGTTCTTTGTCTCGTCCATCTATGTAGCCGCCCTTGTCCTGCAATACCCCATTGGCTGGCTGTCGGATCGGATGGACCGCCGGACCCTGATCATTTGGGTCTCGCTGGTGGGTGCGGCGGGATCTATGATCGCCTTCCTGGTGCCAGGATACTTCCTGCTCATCGTGATCAGCGGTGCCATTGTGGGGGGGATGTCAAACCCGCTTTATGCGCTGCTGATTGCCTACTTGAATGACTATCTTGAGAAAGAAGATATGGCGGCAGCCTCGGGCGGTCTGTTGTTCATCAACGGGATCGGGGCGATCTTGGGGCCGCTGACAGTGGGCCTGATGATGGATGTGATCGGCAACAACGGGTTCTGGCTCTTTACCGGGATTATGCTGGCCGCAGTTGGTACCTATGGCCTTTACCGCACGACCCAGCGTAGCCGTGATGAGATCGATACAGAGGCGGTGCCATATGCACCCGTCTCTGCCGCATCGACGCCTATTGCCGCCGAGTTGGCACAAGAAGTCTATATCGAAGAAGAAGCGGCCATGGGCGAGGACCCGGCACCGACCTGA
- a CDS encoding YhdP family protein, protein MKNGLGDVLEGATLEFGQITLRIGRDLHPTVRLVDTRLIDAGGLTLTRVPIVEGLMSPRGLILRQEALMQDVRLIGAQVNLRRARDGTVSFALTSGGNDLGQARSLPELLEQFDQVFERPALEALETVRADGLIVNFDDARAGRSWIVDGGIVSLDLRGGETIIRGNFSLLSGGADVTSVSLNYSSPRGSRTASVGINLDNALAVDIAAQSPALSWLQGVDAPITAALRTQLDETGALGPLNASLEIGQGVLQPNPATQPIAFDDAKAYFTYDPVRDSISFSELSLETEWGSLRADGDAYLREFRDGLPRALLAQFQFSDLALDPPDFFDEPPQIPKAAVDLRLRFDPFAVEIGQAVMIDGDTRLSADGTFVATDAGWQMALDAHIDSVAPERFVAFWPLSMKPRTRRWISNNLTEGRLLNVNAGFRIAPERATQFALGFEFADNTIKFLRDVPPITRAHGAASIENNRFVVSLDSGVVNAPQGGPMQLAGSDFTIVDLRLNPSPAILNLKVDSSLTATLAILNQKPFEYMDKANLPVTLGDGRAFTQGQITWPLEPRPAPDAVAIEITSELRNVRSDVLLNGRILAAPRLNVTASKRGVNITGPVRVGQVTAIGTWDQRFGEPERPGSRVDANVALSQAFLDEFNIALPPGTIEGNGTGQLVIDFQREVPPAFRLSSDLRGLTVGIPAVGWSKSAGTAGNLLVTGTLGDVPNIDTLEIGGGGLQAAGRIDLDANGALQAAQFTQLRIGSWFNAPITLRGRGPGQPLGVEISGGSLDLRNAQFGAGQGGGGPVSIALDRLQVTEGISLTNFRGDFRSQQGFRGQFTGQMNGAASVVGTVAPRNGRSAVQLRSDDAGGVLRAAGLMRNAVGGSADLTLLPAGGPGTFDGTLRVRDIRVRDAPAIAALLDAISVVGLLQQLDGQGLAFEEVDARFRLTPDQVIVSQASAVGPGLGISVDGIYTLASKQIDLQGVVSPFFLVNSIGSFLTRRGEGLIGFNYTIRGTSDAPQVAVNPLSALTPGMFREIFRRPAPDISQ, encoded by the coding sequence TTGAAGAACGGGCTTGGCGATGTGTTGGAAGGTGCCACGCTGGAGTTTGGTCAAATCACGTTACGGATTGGCCGTGATCTGCATCCGACGGTTCGCCTTGTCGATACCCGCTTGATCGATGCTGGCGGGTTGACTTTGACCCGGGTGCCGATTGTCGAAGGGCTGATGTCGCCGCGCGGGTTGATCCTGCGGCAAGAGGCACTGATGCAGGATGTGCGGTTGATCGGCGCACAGGTAAATCTGCGGCGCGCGCGCGATGGAACGGTTTCTTTCGCGCTGACAAGTGGTGGCAATGATCTGGGGCAGGCCCGATCTTTGCCCGAGTTGTTGGAACAGTTCGATCAGGTCTTTGAACGCCCCGCTTTGGAGGCTTTGGAAACCGTGCGCGCCGATGGTTTGATCGTGAATTTTGACGATGCACGGGCCGGGCGCAGCTGGATTGTCGATGGCGGTATCGTTTCACTTGATCTGCGTGGGGGCGAAACGATAATCCGCGGTAACTTTTCGTTGTTGTCGGGCGGGGCAGATGTCACGTCGGTCAGCTTGAACTACAGCAGTCCGCGCGGCAGTCGCACGGCTTCTGTCGGCATAAACCTCGACAATGCCTTGGCTGTTGATATCGCGGCGCAATCTCCAGCGCTCAGTTGGCTACAAGGGGTGGATGCGCCTATTACAGCCGCGCTGCGCACACAGCTGGATGAGACGGGTGCCCTGGGGCCACTGAATGCCAGTCTGGAAATCGGGCAGGGCGTTCTGCAACCCAACCCCGCGACGCAGCCAATCGCCTTCGATGACGCCAAGGCCTATTTCACTTATGATCCGGTACGCGACAGCATCAGTTTCAGCGAGCTCAGCCTTGAGACCGAATGGGGCAGCTTGCGTGCCGATGGCGACGCGTATTTGCGTGAATTCCGCGATGGTTTGCCCCGCGCGCTGTTGGCGCAGTTTCAGTTCAGCGACCTTGCGCTAGACCCGCCAGATTTCTTTGATGAGCCGCCCCAAATCCCAAAGGCTGCGGTCGATCTGCGTCTGCGGTTTGACCCCTTCGCGGTCGAAATTGGGCAAGCCGTCATGATCGACGGAGACACAAGGCTTAGCGCGGACGGTACCTTTGTGGCGACCGATGCAGGTTGGCAGATGGCGCTCGACGCACATATCGATAGCGTCGCACCGGAGCGTTTTGTTGCCTTCTGGCCGCTCTCAATGAAGCCGCGCACGCGCAGATGGATATCGAACAACCTGACGGAAGGGCGCCTTTTGAACGTGAACGCAGGGTTCCGCATCGCGCCTGAACGCGCCACACAGTTCGCATTGGGGTTTGAATTTGCCGACAACACCATCAAGTTTTTGCGGGATGTTCCGCCGATCACGCGCGCGCATGGTGCCGCAAGCATTGAGAACAACCGCTTTGTCGTCAGCCTCGACAGTGGCGTCGTGAATGCGCCTCAAGGTGGCCCGATGCAGTTGGCAGGATCCGATTTTACGATTGTTGATCTACGGTTGAACCCATCGCCGGCGATCTTGAACCTGAAGGTCGACAGCTCGTTGACTGCGACATTGGCGATTCTGAACCAGAAGCCTTTCGAATATATGGACAAAGCCAATCTGCCCGTCACGCTGGGGGATGGCCGTGCATTCACCCAAGGCCAGATCACCTGGCCGCTCGAGCCGCGCCCGGCGCCGGATGCGGTCGCGATTGAGATAACGTCAGAGCTGCGCAACGTCAGAAGTGATGTGCTTTTGAATGGGCGCATCCTTGCGGCCCCGCGTTTGAATGTGACAGCCAGCAAACGCGGCGTGAACATCACAGGCCCCGTCCGGGTTGGGCAGGTCACGGCAATCGGGACATGGGACCAGCGCTTTGGAGAACCTGAACGCCCCGGCAGCCGGGTTGATGCGAATGTGGCGCTGTCGCAGGCGTTTCTGGATGAGTTTAACATCGCCCTGCCACCCGGCACGATTGAGGGGAATGGCACCGGGCAGCTTGTGATTGATTTCCAAAGGGAGGTGCCGCCTGCGTTCCGTCTCAGCTCTGATTTGCGGGGATTGACCGTCGGCATACCGGCCGTGGGCTGGTCCAAGAGTGCCGGCACCGCAGGCAACCTGTTGGTGACCGGCACGCTGGGTGACGTTCCAAACATCGATACCTTGGAGATCGGCGGCGGTGGGTTGCAGGCTGCCGGTCGCATTGATCTGGATGCAAATGGTGCGCTTCAGGCCGCACAGTTCACCCAGCTGCGGATTGGCAGTTGGTTCAATGCGCCGATCACCCTGCGCGGCAGAGGGCCGGGACAGCCTTTGGGTGTAGAGATTTCCGGCGGATCGCTGGACTTGCGCAACGCACAGTTTGGTGCGGGCCAAGGCGGGGGCGGACCTGTCAGTATCGCGCTGGATCGGTTGCAAGTCACCGAAGGGATATCGCTGACGAATTTCCGGGGTGATTTTCGCAGCCAGCAAGGGTTCCGGGGGCAGTTCACGGGGCAGATGAATGGGGCGGCCAGCGTCGTGGGCACCGTGGCTCCGCGCAATGGGCGGTCCGCCGTGCAACTGCGCAGTGATGATGCAGGCGGCGTTTTGCGCGCGGCAGGTTTGATGCGCAACGCCGTGGGCGGTTCGGCGGATTTGACGCTCTTGCCTGCGGGTGGGCCGGGGACGTTTGACGGCACCTTGCGTGTCCGTGATATCCGCGTGCGGGATGCGCCCGCGATTGCGGCCCTGTTGGATGCGATCAGCGTGGTTGGGTTGCTGCAGCAGTTAGACGGGCAGGGGCTGGCCTTTGAAGAGGTCGATGCACGGTTCCGCCTGACCCCTGATCAGGTGATTGTGTCGCAGGCGAGTGCGGTTGGACCGGGTCTTGGCATTTCGGTCGATGGCATCTACACGCTCGCCAGCAAACAGATTGATCTGCAGGGCGTCGTGTCTCCATTTTTCTTGGTCAACAGCATCGGCTCATTCCTGACCCGGCGGGGCGAGGGGCTGATCGGGTTCAACTACACCATTCGCGGCACCTCCGATGCGCCGCAGGTGGCTGTGAACCCGCTGTCGGCGCTGACACCGGGCATGTTCCGCGAGATCTTTCGCAGACCGGCACCGGATATCTCACAATGA
- the queA gene encoding tRNA preQ1(34) S-adenosylmethionine ribosyltransferase-isomerase QueA: MKLSEFDFDLPEQLIATRPARPRSSARLLLAQGNAIEDRTVNELPDILQPGDRLILNDTKVIPARLFGLRHRQGEAGETNARMDVTLLEPRADGSWSALIKPLKKVRDGEVIVFSDDLTAEVVGRADGQGYLAFNLTGDDFDAALNAVGAMPLPPYIAGKRPADEADKEDYQTYWARNTGAVAAPTASLHFDGPLLEALAARGVQFTHVTLHVGAGTFLPVKVDDVRDHKMHAEWGEVTPEAAAEINATKAAGNRVIPVGTTALRLIESAAKEGVIQPWKGPTDIFITPGFAFQIADGLMTNFHLPKSTLMMLVSALMGTSTIRVIYDHAIAQKYRFFSYGDSSLLLPRD; the protein is encoded by the coding sequence ATGAAACTTAGCGAATTTGATTTCGATCTGCCTGAACAGCTGATCGCGACACGCCCTGCGCGCCCCCGGTCCTCGGCCCGGTTGTTGCTGGCACAGGGGAATGCGATTGAGGATCGGACTGTGAATGAGCTGCCTGACATTTTGCAACCCGGGGATCGGCTGATCCTGAACGATACCAAGGTGATCCCGGCGCGACTGTTTGGTCTCCGGCATCGTCAAGGTGAGGCGGGCGAGACAAACGCTAGAATGGACGTGACCCTGTTGGAACCGCGCGCGGACGGCAGTTGGTCGGCGCTGATCAAACCGCTGAAGAAGGTGCGCGACGGCGAGGTGATTGTTTTCTCCGATGATCTGACGGCTGAGGTGGTTGGTCGCGCGGACGGGCAGGGGTATCTGGCGTTTAACCTCACGGGCGATGATTTTGATGCGGCGCTGAATGCGGTCGGTGCGATGCCGTTGCCGCCCTACATCGCGGGAAAACGCCCCGCGGATGAGGCAGACAAAGAAGATTATCAAACCTATTGGGCCCGCAATACCGGGGCAGTCGCTGCACCTACCGCATCACTGCATTTCGACGGCCCCCTGTTGGAGGCGTTGGCGGCACGTGGCGTGCAGTTCACCCATGTTACCTTGCATGTTGGCGCAGGCACGTTTCTGCCCGTTAAAGTCGATGATGTACGTGACCATAAGATGCACGCCGAGTGGGGTGAGGTCACGCCAGAGGCTGCTGCTGAGATAAATGCGACCAAGGCTGCAGGTAATCGCGTGATCCCCGTCGGGACGACAGCTTTGCGGTTGATTGAGAGTGCGGCCAAAGAGGGTGTGATACAGCCTTGGAAGGGGCCGACAGATATATTCATCACGCCGGGCTTCGCGTTTCAGATCGCTGATGGGCTGATGACCAATTTTCACCTGCCCAAATCGACCTTGATGATGCTGGTCTCTGCGCTCATGGGCACCAGCACGATCCGTGTGATTTATGATCACGCGATCGCCCAAAAATACCGCTTTTTTTCATACGGTGACAGCTCGCTTCTCTTGCCGCGCGATTGA
- a CDS encoding VWA domain-containing protein yields MMRILSTCLLLGTVSTTAIAQDQPNTILVLDGSGSMWGQIDGTAKITIAQEVVSSLLEDFPADQGLGLTVYGHRERGNCTDIETIVAPAPGTVGEIVTAVNGIKPLGKTPMTDAVIAAAEALRYTEDSATVILVSDGVETCNPDPCAAARLLEEAGINFTTHVVGFDVSDPEALAQMQCLAEETGGQFLTASNADELDLAMTAMVMEPAPVPEPALVSMTFSAVIGEDKALIDTPVLWSINEGAEVIIADQQANPFGFDLPEGAYTATAYSIAGEETGTAQFVAITGGSTALEIMFEEKLPTARIIAPASAPAGDTIQVGWAGPNLDGDYVGIGKPDATGNARWDNFFYVADGNPHDLLMPTEPGDYLIKYYLGEDRTPIAETPISLTPVTATIEAPAEAVVGADVTIVWTGPAYAGDYIGIGLPDATGNARWENFFYLDGGSPQQLTIPTTAGTYEISYFYGQDRTVLTTEVITVSEVGATITAPTEAEAGSEIAVTWTGPDYDGDYIGIGLPDATGNARWENFFYTEDGSPATLTVPTEPGDYLIQYFLGQDRAVLTTVPFTATEVTASLTLPDEAVAGSTINVGWTGPAYDGDYIGIGEVDAAGNARWDNFFYIEEGATGDLLVPMKPGDYLVQYFLGQDRAVLVTEMITVTAVKVDLTAPETAIAGSTISVGFDGPSYDGDYVGIGEVGATGNARWNGFAYTEDGTPLDILVPVMPGDYLIQYFAGQDRSTLQTVPISVTAVSAQIIAPDTAPAGSDLIVGWDGPDYDGDYIGIGLAGAERSAQWDSFGYTDNGNPLTISLPETPGDYLIRYFVGQDRTPIASRPLTLQ; encoded by the coding sequence ATGATGCGAATTTTGTCGACCTGTCTGTTACTCGGAACCGTTTCCACCACCGCAATTGCCCAGGACCAACCCAATACAATCCTTGTGCTGGACGGCTCGGGGTCGATGTGGGGCCAGATTGACGGCACCGCCAAAATCACCATCGCACAAGAGGTGGTCAGCAGCCTGTTGGAAGACTTTCCTGCCGATCAAGGACTTGGCCTAACCGTTTACGGCCACCGCGAGCGCGGTAACTGCACGGATATTGAAACCATTGTCGCCCCTGCCCCCGGCACGGTCGGTGAGATCGTCACCGCCGTCAACGGGATCAAGCCACTCGGCAAAACCCCGATGACAGATGCGGTGATCGCCGCTGCCGAGGCGCTGCGGTACACCGAAGACAGCGCGACTGTCATTCTGGTGTCTGATGGCGTTGAAACCTGTAACCCAGATCCCTGCGCTGCGGCGCGTTTACTGGAAGAAGCCGGTATTAATTTTACGACCCATGTTGTGGGTTTTGACGTCTCGGACCCCGAAGCGCTTGCACAAATGCAATGTTTGGCCGAAGAAACCGGCGGGCAGTTCCTGACGGCCTCGAACGCAGATGAGTTGGACCTTGCCATGACCGCTATGGTGATGGAACCCGCACCTGTTCCCGAACCTGCACTAGTCAGCATGACATTTAGTGCGGTGATAGGCGAAGATAAAGCGCTGATCGACACGCCTGTTTTGTGGTCAATCAATGAGGGGGCAGAAGTTATCATTGCAGACCAGCAGGCAAACCCATTCGGGTTTGATCTGCCTGAAGGTGCCTATACCGCAACAGCCTATTCCATTGCGGGGGAAGAAACCGGCACGGCACAGTTCGTGGCGATCACCGGCGGCAGCACCGCACTCGAAATCATGTTCGAAGAAAAGCTGCCAACCGCACGTATCATCGCCCCCGCATCTGCTCCCGCAGGTGATACCATTCAGGTTGGCTGGGCTGGGCCCAACCTTGACGGCGACTATGTTGGCATTGGCAAACCAGACGCGACCGGAAATGCGCGGTGGGACAACTTCTTCTATGTCGCCGATGGCAACCCGCATGACCTTTTGATGCCGACGGAACCGGGCGACTATCTGATCAAGTATTACCTTGGCGAAGACCGCACGCCCATCGCAGAAACGCCAATCAGCCTGACACCAGTCACGGCGACGATTGAGGCACCGGCCGAGGCGGTGGTTGGTGCGGATGTCACCATCGTTTGGACTGGTCCCGCCTACGCGGGTGACTATATCGGGATTGGGCTGCCCGACGCGACGGGCAACGCCCGCTGGGAGAATTTCTTCTATCTCGACGGTGGCTCGCCGCAACAGCTGACAATCCCGACCACGGCCGGGACATATGAGATCAGTTATTTCTATGGACAGGATCGCACTGTCCTGACGACGGAAGTGATTACTGTCTCAGAAGTTGGCGCCACCATCACTGCCCCGACTGAGGCCGAGGCCGGATCGGAAATCGCGGTCACATGGACCGGACCAGATTACGATGGCGACTACATTGGCATCGGTCTGCCTGATGCGACAGGCAATGCGCGTTGGGAGAACTTCTTTTACACCGAAGATGGATCGCCCGCGACCCTGACGGTGCCGACGGAACCGGGCGACTACCTGATCCAGTACTTTCTAGGGCAGGATCGCGCCGTGCTGACAACGGTACCCTTCACTGCGACTGAAGTCACCGCATCACTGACGCTGCCCGACGAAGCAGTTGCCGGGTCTACAATCAATGTCGGTTGGACCGGCCCTGCCTATGACGGCGACTACATCGGGATCGGCGAAGTCGACGCGGCGGGAAATGCACGCTGGGACAACTTCTTTTACATCGAAGAAGGCGCTACCGGCGACCTGCTGGTGCCGATGAAGCCAGGAGACTATCTGGTACAGTATTTTCTCGGGCAAGACCGCGCTGTCTTGGTGACAGAGATGATCACTGTCACGGCGGTCAAGGTCGACCTGACAGCGCCTGAGACGGCCATCGCAGGTTCGACAATCAGCGTTGGTTTCGACGGACCAAGCTATGATGGCGATTATGTCGGCATCGGCGAAGTCGGCGCCACCGGAAATGCCCGATGGAATGGCTTTGCCTATACCGAAGACGGGACGCCACTTGATATCCTTGTCCCGGTCATGCCAGGGGACTACCTTATCCAGTATTTCGCGGGACAGGACCGTTCCACATTGCAAACTGTCCCGATCAGCGTGACAGCGGTGTCGGCGCAAATCATAGCGCCGGATACAGCACCTGCTGGCAGTGATCTGATCGTTGGCTGGGATGGCCCTGACTACGATGGCGACTACATCGGGATCGGCCTTGCCGGAGCCGAGCGCAGCGCCCAATGGGACAGTTTTGGATATACTGACAACGGGAATCCCCTAACGATCAGCCTGCCAGAAACGCCGGGGGATTACCTGATCCGGTACTTTGTCGGTCAGGACCGCACGCCTATTGCCAGCCGTCCACTGACACTTCAGTAG
- the mmsB gene encoding 3-hydroxyisobutyrate dehydrogenase, producing the protein MKIGFIGLGNMGAPMAANLAKSHEVTGFDTKAQPENLTLADSAAAAAKGADVVITMLPNGDILRAVAKEIHPVMQPGAIHLDCSTVDVESARAVAAQADAAGLQAVDAPVSGGIGGATNGTLTFMAGGPAEAFATVQPLFDIMGQKAVHCGNAGNGQAAKICNNMILGVTMIATSEAFVLADKLGLDRQAMFDVVSTSSGYSWSMNSYCPAPGVGPQSPADNNYQPGFAAELMLKDLNLAQMAAEAADADTPMGQVARDLYKNFVEDEDGIGKDFSAMLPRFEERSRT; encoded by the coding sequence ATGAAAATCGGGTTTATCGGGTTGGGAAACATGGGCGCGCCGATGGCCGCCAATCTGGCTAAGTCGCATGAGGTGACAGGGTTCGACACCAAAGCGCAACCTGAAAATCTGACACTGGCAGACAGCGCTGCGGCAGCAGCGAAGGGCGCTGATGTGGTCATCACAATGCTTCCAAACGGAGACATTCTGCGCGCTGTTGCAAAAGAGATTCATCCGGTCATGCAACCGGGCGCAATCCATCTTGATTGCTCGACCGTTGATGTCGAAAGCGCCCGCGCCGTCGCGGCACAGGCTGATGCCGCCGGTCTGCAAGCCGTCGACGCCCCGGTGTCCGGCGGCATTGGCGGGGCCACGAATGGCACGTTGACGTTTATGGCGGGCGGCCCGGCAGAGGCATTTGCAACGGTTCAACCACTCTTTGACATCATGGGCCAAAAGGCCGTGCATTGCGGCAATGCCGGCAACGGACAAGCTGCCAAGATTTGCAACAACATGATCCTTGGCGTCACCATGATCGCCACAAGTGAAGCTTTTGTTCTGGCGGATAAACTCGGCCTCGATCGCCAAGCCATGTTCGACGTGGTCAGCACATCATCGGGCTATTCATGGTCCATGAACTCCTATTGCCCTGCCCCTGGCGTTGGCCCGCAAAGCCCCGCCGATAATAACTATCAACCGGGCTTTGCCGCCGAGTTGATGCTCAAGGACCTGAACCTCGCGCAAATGGCGGCAGAGGCGGCAGACGCAGACACACCGATGGGCCAAGTCGCGCGCGACCTATACAAAAACTTTGTCGAAGACGAAGACGGAATAGGCAAGGACTTCTCAGCCATGCTCCCAAGATTTGAAGAACGCAGCCGAACCTAG